The following are encoded together in the Meiothermus cerbereus DSM 11376 genome:
- a CDS encoding efflux RND transporter periplasmic adaptor subunit codes for MTQARSRIRVPWLWLVVALVLAGLGGAAYWFLRPKPASAAPALETAPVQRGLFRVSVSGPGTLEAVQSLAVKPAVNGTVLRLPNVGDRVQKGQLVVELDPTNYNRALENARLALQKAQANLDKLRADQASTQATNRQNIASAEAAFANARRDLEAARTNLEATQKLFDLGGASAQSLQSARDAYAKAQASLEIAQVNLNTARQALALRNNANAQDLKNAQIALEQARLEVKNAEENLANTKIYAPFDGVVSEVNAQVGSIGVGATVNNSTALLTLIDDSSVNLPVQIDESEIAKVRVGQKVEVTLDAFSNETFQGVVTAISPSARIQQNIAVFYVTVNIPNPERKLRPGMTAEGEIIAEEIPNALTIPKRAVQTVRNRAYVDVLQPDGGKETVRVVLGPDDGVNQVVLEGLEPRQSVVLPSRAPASSNSSSGQGGLRLPLGVPAGGGR; via the coding sequence ATGACACAAGCCCGTTCCCGTATCCGCGTACCCTGGCTTTGGCTGGTTGTGGCTCTGGTGTTGGCCGGTCTGGGGGGTGCGGCCTATTGGTTCTTGCGGCCCAAGCCCGCCAGCGCTGCCCCTGCGCTCGAGACCGCCCCGGTGCAGCGGGGGTTGTTCCGGGTCTCGGTCTCGGGGCCGGGCACCCTCGAGGCCGTCCAGAGCCTGGCGGTTAAGCCTGCCGTCAACGGCACGGTGCTTAGGCTGCCCAACGTGGGCGACCGGGTGCAAAAAGGCCAGCTTGTCGTAGAGCTCGACCCCACCAACTACAACCGCGCCCTGGAGAACGCCCGGCTGGCGCTGCAAAAAGCCCAGGCCAACCTGGACAAGCTGCGGGCCGACCAGGCCAGCACCCAGGCCACCAACCGCCAGAACATCGCCAGTGCCGAGGCGGCTTTTGCCAACGCGAGGCGCGACCTCGAGGCCGCCCGCACCAACCTCGAGGCCACCCAGAAGCTCTTCGACCTGGGCGGGGCCAGCGCCCAGAGCCTGCAAAGCGCCCGCGATGCCTACGCCAAGGCCCAGGCCAGCCTGGAAATCGCCCAGGTCAACCTCAACACCGCCCGCCAGGCCCTGGCCTTGCGCAACAACGCCAACGCGCAAGATCTGAAAAACGCCCAGATTGCCTTAGAGCAGGCCCGCCTCGAGGTCAAAAACGCCGAGGAAAACCTGGCCAATACCAAAATCTATGCCCCCTTCGATGGGGTGGTCTCGGAGGTCAACGCCCAGGTGGGGAGCATCGGGGTGGGGGCCACGGTTAACAACAGCACCGCCCTGCTCACCCTGATTGACGACAGCAGCGTTAATCTGCCGGTGCAGATTGACGAAAGCGAGATCGCCAAGGTTAGGGTGGGTCAGAAGGTCGAGGTGACCCTCGACGCCTTCAGCAACGAGACCTTCCAGGGGGTGGTGACGGCCATCTCGCCCAGCGCCCGCATCCAGCAGAACATCGCGGTGTTTTACGTAACCGTCAACATACCCAACCCCGAGCGCAAGCTGCGGCCCGGCATGACCGCCGAGGGCGAGATTATCGCCGAGGAAATCCCCAACGCCCTCACCATCCCCAAGCGGGCGGTGCAGACCGTGCGCAACCGGGCCTACGTGGACGTGCTGCAACCCGACGGCGGCAAGGAGACCGTGCGGGTGGTGCTGGGGCCCGACGATGGGGTGAACCAGGTAGTGCTGGAGGGCCTCGAGCCGCGCCAGAGCGTGGTCTTGCCCAGCCGTGCACCTGCGAGCTCGAACAGCTCGAGCGGACAGGGGGGCCTGCGCCTGCCCCTCGGCGTACCAGCGGGAGGTGGCCGGTGA